In a genomic window of Sus scrofa isolate TJ Tabasco breed Duroc chromosome 4, Sscrofa11.1, whole genome shotgun sequence:
- the PKLR gene encoding pyruvate kinase PKLR isoform X1, producing MLQISWSRPPRDRQACSGMEGPAGYLRRASLAQLTQELGTAFFQRQQLPAAMADSFLEHLCLLDIDSEPVAARSTSIIATIGPASRSVERLKEMIKAGMNIARLNFSHGSHEYHAESIANIREAVESFAGSPLIYRPVAIALDTKGPEIRTGIPQGGPTSEVELVKGSRVLVTVDPAFQKLGNATTVWVDYPNIIRVVPVGGRIYIDDGLISLVVTKIGPEGLETQVESGGVLGSRKGVNLPGTQVDLPGLSEQDIQDLQFGVEHGVDIIFASFVRKASDVAAVRAALGPEGQGIKIISKIENHEGVKKFDEILEVSDGIMVARGDLGIEIPAEKVFLAQKMMIGRCNLAGKPVVCATQMLESMITKPRPTRAETSDVANAVLDGADCIMLSGETAKGHFPVEAVKMQHAIAREAEAAVYHRQLFEELRRAAPLSRDPTEVTAIGAVEASFKCCAAAIIVLTKTGRSAQLLSRYRPRAAVIAVTRSAQAARQAHLCRGVFPVLYREPPEDIWADDVDRRVQFGIESGKLRGFLRLGDLVIVVTGWRPGSGYTNIMRVLSIT from the exons ATGCTTCAGATATCCTGGAGCAGACCCCCCAGAGATAGACAGGCGTGCAGTGGCATGGAGG GGCCAGCGGGGTACCTACGGCGAGCCAGCTTAGCCCAACTGACCCAGGAGCTGGGCACTGCTTTCTTCCAGCGGCAACAGCTACCGGCTGCTATGGCAGACAGCTTCCTGGAACACCTCTGCCTGCTGGACATCGATTCTGAGCCTGTGGCTGCTCGTAGTACCAGCATCATTGCCACCATCG GGCCGGCATCTCGCTCCGTGGAGCGCCTCAAGGAGATGATCAAGGCCGGGATGAACATCGCACGACTCAACTTCTCCCACGGCTCCCACGAG TACCACGCTGAGTCCATCGCCAACATCCGGGAGGCGGTGGAGAGCTTTGCAGGTTCCCCGCTCATCTACCGACCCGTGGCCATCGCTCTGGACACCAAGGGACCGGAGATACGCACTGGGATCCCGCAGGGG GGCCCGACGTCGGAAGTGGAGCTAGTGAAGGGCTCCCGCGTGCTGGTGACGGTGGACCCGGCGTTCCAGAAGCTGGGGAACGCGACCACCGTGTGGGTGGACTACCCCAATATCATCCGAGTCGTGCCGGTGGGGGGCCGCATCTACATTGACGATGGACTGATCTCCCTAGTGGTCACGAAAATCG GTCCAGAGGGCCTGGAGACCCAAGTGGAGAGCGGCGGTGTCCTGGGCAGCAGGAAGGGCGTGAATTTGCCGGGCACCCAGGTGGACCTGCCTGGGCTGTCTGAGCAAGATATCCAGGACCTGCAATTTGGGGTGGAGCATGGCGTGGACATCATCTTTGCCTCCTTTGTGCGGAAAGCCAGCGACGTGGCTGCCGTCAGGGCTGCTCTGGGGCCAGAAGGACAGGGCATCAAGATCATTAGCAAAATCGAGAACCATGAAGGCGTGAAGAA GTTTGATGAAATCCTGGAGGTGAGCGACGGCATCATGGTGGCACGAGGTGACCTGGGCATTGAAATCCCAGCCGAGAAGGTTTTCCTGGCTCAGAAGATGATGATCGGCCGTTGCAACTTGGCGGGCAAGCCAGTCGTCTGTGCTACACAG ATGCTGGAGAGCATGATCACCAAGCCCCGACCAACCCGGGCAGAGACGAGTGATGTGGCCAACGCCGTGCTGGATGGGGCAGACTGCATCATGCTGTCAGGGGAGACTGCCAAGGGTCACTTTCCTGTGGAGGCTGTAAAGATGCAGCATGCG ATTGCCCGGGAGGCAGAGGCTGCAGTGTACCACCGGCAACTCTTTGAGGAGCTGCGCCGGGCAGCACCACTGAGCCGGGATCCCACTGAAGTCACCGCTATCGGTGCTGTGGAGGCTTCCTTCAAGTGCTGTGCTGCTGCCATCATTGTGTTGACCAAAACTGGCCG ctCAGCCCAGCTGCTGTCTCGGTACCGACCTCGGGCAGCAGTCATTGCTGTCACCCGCTCTGCCCAGGCTGCCCGCCAGGCCCACCTCTGCCGAGGAGTCTTCCCTGTGCTCTACCGTGAACCTCCAGAGGACATCTGGGCAGACGATGTGGATCGCCGGGTCCAATTTGGCATCGAAAGCG
- the PKLR gene encoding pyruvate kinase PKLR isoform X3, which translates to MADSFLEHLCLLDIDSEPVAARSTSIIATIGPASRSVERLKEMIKAGMNIARLNFSHGSHEYHAESIANIREAVESFAGSPLIYRPVAIALDTKGPEIRTGIPQGGPTSEVELVKGSRVLVTVDPAFQKLGNATTVWVDYPNIIRVVPVGGRIYIDDGLISLVVTKIGPEGLETQVESGGVLGSRKGVNLPGTQVDLPGLSEQDIQDLQFGVEHGVDIIFASFVRKASDVAAVRAALGPEGQGIKIISKIENHEGVKKFDEILEVSDGIMVARGDLGIEIPAEKVFLAQKMMIGRCNLAGKPVVCATQMLESMITKPRPTRAETSDVANAVLDGADCIMLSGETAKGHFPVEAVKMQHAIAREAEAAVYHRQLFEELRRAAPLSRDPTEVTAIGAVEASFKCCAAAIIVLTKTGRSAQLLSRYRPRAAVIAVTRSAQAARQAHLCRGVFPVLYREPPEDIWADDVDRRVQFGIESGKLRGFLRLGDLVIVVTGWRPGSGYTNIMRVLSIT; encoded by the exons ATGGCAGACAGCTTCCTGGAACACCTCTGCCTGCTGGACATCGATTCTGAGCCTGTGGCTGCTCGTAGTACCAGCATCATTGCCACCATCG GGCCGGCATCTCGCTCCGTGGAGCGCCTCAAGGAGATGATCAAGGCCGGGATGAACATCGCACGACTCAACTTCTCCCACGGCTCCCACGAG TACCACGCTGAGTCCATCGCCAACATCCGGGAGGCGGTGGAGAGCTTTGCAGGTTCCCCGCTCATCTACCGACCCGTGGCCATCGCTCTGGACACCAAGGGACCGGAGATACGCACTGGGATCCCGCAGGGG GGCCCGACGTCGGAAGTGGAGCTAGTGAAGGGCTCCCGCGTGCTGGTGACGGTGGACCCGGCGTTCCAGAAGCTGGGGAACGCGACCACCGTGTGGGTGGACTACCCCAATATCATCCGAGTCGTGCCGGTGGGGGGCCGCATCTACATTGACGATGGACTGATCTCCCTAGTGGTCACGAAAATCG GTCCAGAGGGCCTGGAGACCCAAGTGGAGAGCGGCGGTGTCCTGGGCAGCAGGAAGGGCGTGAATTTGCCGGGCACCCAGGTGGACCTGCCTGGGCTGTCTGAGCAAGATATCCAGGACCTGCAATTTGGGGTGGAGCATGGCGTGGACATCATCTTTGCCTCCTTTGTGCGGAAAGCCAGCGACGTGGCTGCCGTCAGGGCTGCTCTGGGGCCAGAAGGACAGGGCATCAAGATCATTAGCAAAATCGAGAACCATGAAGGCGTGAAGAA GTTTGATGAAATCCTGGAGGTGAGCGACGGCATCATGGTGGCACGAGGTGACCTGGGCATTGAAATCCCAGCCGAGAAGGTTTTCCTGGCTCAGAAGATGATGATCGGCCGTTGCAACTTGGCGGGCAAGCCAGTCGTCTGTGCTACACAG ATGCTGGAGAGCATGATCACCAAGCCCCGACCAACCCGGGCAGAGACGAGTGATGTGGCCAACGCCGTGCTGGATGGGGCAGACTGCATCATGCTGTCAGGGGAGACTGCCAAGGGTCACTTTCCTGTGGAGGCTGTAAAGATGCAGCATGCG ATTGCCCGGGAGGCAGAGGCTGCAGTGTACCACCGGCAACTCTTTGAGGAGCTGCGCCGGGCAGCACCACTGAGCCGGGATCCCACTGAAGTCACCGCTATCGGTGCTGTGGAGGCTTCCTTCAAGTGCTGTGCTGCTGCCATCATTGTGTTGACCAAAACTGGCCG ctCAGCCCAGCTGCTGTCTCGGTACCGACCTCGGGCAGCAGTCATTGCTGTCACCCGCTCTGCCCAGGCTGCCCGCCAGGCCCACCTCTGCCGAGGAGTCTTCCCTGTGCTCTACCGTGAACCTCCAGAGGACATCTGGGCAGACGATGTGGATCGCCGGGTCCAATTTGGCATCGAAAGCG
- the PKLR gene encoding pyruvate kinase PKLR isoform X2: MEAKAAGSQQLKGPAGYLRRASLAQLTQELGTAFFQRQQLPAAMADSFLEHLCLLDIDSEPVAARSTSIIATIGPASRSVERLKEMIKAGMNIARLNFSHGSHEYHAESIANIREAVESFAGSPLIYRPVAIALDTKGPEIRTGIPQGGPTSEVELVKGSRVLVTVDPAFQKLGNATTVWVDYPNIIRVVPVGGRIYIDDGLISLVVTKIGPEGLETQVESGGVLGSRKGVNLPGTQVDLPGLSEQDIQDLQFGVEHGVDIIFASFVRKASDVAAVRAALGPEGQGIKIISKIENHEGVKKFDEILEVSDGIMVARGDLGIEIPAEKVFLAQKMMIGRCNLAGKPVVCATQMLESMITKPRPTRAETSDVANAVLDGADCIMLSGETAKGHFPVEAVKMQHAIAREAEAAVYHRQLFEELRRAAPLSRDPTEVTAIGAVEASFKCCAAAIIVLTKTGRSAQLLSRYRPRAAVIAVTRSAQAARQAHLCRGVFPVLYREPPEDIWADDVDRRVQFGIESGKLRGFLRLGDLVIVVTGWRPGSGYTNIMRVLSIT, encoded by the exons ATGGAGGCTAAGGCTGCAGGAAGTCAGCAGCTAAAGG GGCCAGCGGGGTACCTACGGCGAGCCAGCTTAGCCCAACTGACCCAGGAGCTGGGCACTGCTTTCTTCCAGCGGCAACAGCTACCGGCTGCTATGGCAGACAGCTTCCTGGAACACCTCTGCCTGCTGGACATCGATTCTGAGCCTGTGGCTGCTCGTAGTACCAGCATCATTGCCACCATCG GGCCGGCATCTCGCTCCGTGGAGCGCCTCAAGGAGATGATCAAGGCCGGGATGAACATCGCACGACTCAACTTCTCCCACGGCTCCCACGAG TACCACGCTGAGTCCATCGCCAACATCCGGGAGGCGGTGGAGAGCTTTGCAGGTTCCCCGCTCATCTACCGACCCGTGGCCATCGCTCTGGACACCAAGGGACCGGAGATACGCACTGGGATCCCGCAGGGG GGCCCGACGTCGGAAGTGGAGCTAGTGAAGGGCTCCCGCGTGCTGGTGACGGTGGACCCGGCGTTCCAGAAGCTGGGGAACGCGACCACCGTGTGGGTGGACTACCCCAATATCATCCGAGTCGTGCCGGTGGGGGGCCGCATCTACATTGACGATGGACTGATCTCCCTAGTGGTCACGAAAATCG GTCCAGAGGGCCTGGAGACCCAAGTGGAGAGCGGCGGTGTCCTGGGCAGCAGGAAGGGCGTGAATTTGCCGGGCACCCAGGTGGACCTGCCTGGGCTGTCTGAGCAAGATATCCAGGACCTGCAATTTGGGGTGGAGCATGGCGTGGACATCATCTTTGCCTCCTTTGTGCGGAAAGCCAGCGACGTGGCTGCCGTCAGGGCTGCTCTGGGGCCAGAAGGACAGGGCATCAAGATCATTAGCAAAATCGAGAACCATGAAGGCGTGAAGAA GTTTGATGAAATCCTGGAGGTGAGCGACGGCATCATGGTGGCACGAGGTGACCTGGGCATTGAAATCCCAGCCGAGAAGGTTTTCCTGGCTCAGAAGATGATGATCGGCCGTTGCAACTTGGCGGGCAAGCCAGTCGTCTGTGCTACACAG ATGCTGGAGAGCATGATCACCAAGCCCCGACCAACCCGGGCAGAGACGAGTGATGTGGCCAACGCCGTGCTGGATGGGGCAGACTGCATCATGCTGTCAGGGGAGACTGCCAAGGGTCACTTTCCTGTGGAGGCTGTAAAGATGCAGCATGCG ATTGCCCGGGAGGCAGAGGCTGCAGTGTACCACCGGCAACTCTTTGAGGAGCTGCGCCGGGCAGCACCACTGAGCCGGGATCCCACTGAAGTCACCGCTATCGGTGCTGTGGAGGCTTCCTTCAAGTGCTGTGCTGCTGCCATCATTGTGTTGACCAAAACTGGCCG ctCAGCCCAGCTGCTGTCTCGGTACCGACCTCGGGCAGCAGTCATTGCTGTCACCCGCTCTGCCCAGGCTGCCCGCCAGGCCCACCTCTGCCGAGGAGTCTTCCCTGTGCTCTACCGTGAACCTCCAGAGGACATCTGGGCAGACGATGTGGATCGCCGGGTCCAATTTGGCATCGAAAGCG